AGATGTGTAGCTCCTGCATATACACGGAGATCACCAAAACGGTAGTAGCTCATCAACTCAAAAAATTCACGACTATAGACGATGGGGAATCTCTGATCACGCCACTGCCTGGTTGATCCATCGAAATGACCATCAACAAAGTGAGCACTTATGTGGCTCAGTCTGAGTCGTACACCTGCCTCATTTCCTGACGGGAATTCCTTTTTCAAACCGATGTTTAAGCCGAAAAGATAATCAACCGCATCGACGGGAAAGTGAAAGTCAGCTTCACCTCTTAGTCTGGTGTAGGTGAAAAAATCGGCTCCTGTCGAAAGCGTAAAGCCTTTGGAAATCTCTTTGTGAAAAATATCTTTTGAAGCACCGATGTCGAGTCTTAAATCATTCTGTCCCGACTGAAAGAAGACACCCATCCTTGGTTCCAGGAAATTGGAAGTAAATGGTTGTATGTTCAGGTCACCGGGAAAAATTTTGTACGATTGTGCAGTTACCAGAGTGGAAAAGAGGGCAACCGCCAGAATTATCCTGTACGATTTCAATATTTGTTACATTTCTTATTTTATAAAATACCAACATCAAATATAAGAAATCATATCTATTAATTTCGGTTAGAACTGACGCCCCTTCCACTCAACCGACTTTGAAAAAAGGAGTATAAAAGGAAATGTAATCACATACACAAAATAGTAAAGCTCAAAAAACGGAAAGTATCTAATCGTGGATAGAAGTTTAAGTCTGTAAACCACTGAGGTGAGGAAAATGAGGTCAACTGATATGATTGAGGCAATTAATGTTAAACCTGTTGAGGTAAAGAACGGTAGAATGGCAACTGCAAGCAGATGGGCCAGAAAAGCAGTAACCAAAACTGCAATTCCATGAAGTGGTACATTCAGCCCGCCAATCGACCACCTCTTTTTTTGTTTGTAAAGTTGCAGGATACCCTCTACCGGCAAAGATTCAATGAGAGCATCCTTATCGAGAGGGTAAATAATCTTGTATTTTTTTAATGCTGAAATGGCTGCTAGTAACTGCGAATCTTCGGTAACACTAAAAGGCATGCTCTCGTATCCGCCTGTTTCGTCGTATGCAGCGCGGGAATAAGCCATGTTGTTACCTATTACACTAAGGGGAATCCCGGCATTTACAGTACCGGAGCCCGCTCCAAGAAGATACATAAAATCAAGATGTTGCATCCCCTTGAAAGGATTACCTGTCTCCTGACATGTCATTCCACCACACAAACCTGTATCTTTTGTAAAGTAGGATGCCATTGTTTTAGCCCACAACGGATTTACTTTACAGTCGGCATCCGTCGTCAGGATCACTTCACCCTTTGCCACCTTCAATCCCTGAACCAGTGCATTCGACTTTCCACGGAGATGTGCAACGGGTTCCTGGTCCTCAACAAGTTTGAACCTTGGTCTGTCCCTAATAAATTCTTTGATCAAATGCCCTGTTTTGTCAGTGGAATGATCATCAATTATGATGATTTCGAGTTTCCCTTGAGGGTATTCAAGTTTATCGAGTGCATTCAGACAACGAATTATTACTGCCTCTTCATCCCTCACTGCAACCACTACCGAGGCTGTAGGAAGCTCGTCTTCAGACAACCTCGGAAATTTCCTGTATGTAGCAACCACATACAGAAGTGTCTGCAAAACATACAAAGCCACAACAATCAGGGCAATCAGTTCAAACATTCCCGGGGGGCTCCTGTATGATACTTTTTATTCGCAACAATATCTGTCGTTTCTTTTAATAATGTCAGTAAAAAATTGTGAGTTTTTGCATTATCATGAAAAACCACAATAGAATTCGGTTTCAAATATTTGTTAATTATTTCCTTCGAAAGATTAGAATCGCCCTCATAATCCCCACTCAAAAGATCCCACATGACACACTTTTGACCTGAATTTTTTATGTATTTCAGCACTCTGGGATCGAATGCGCCGTAGGGGGGTCTGAAATATTCAATCGCAACTCCTGTCAGGTCCTCAAGGATATTTTTCGACTCAACCACTTCCTCCAGCAATACGGGGAATGGTGCAAAACGCAACTTCCTGTGAGTAAGTGAATGGTTGCCTATCAAATGCCCTCTCCTGATTATCTCCTGTACCACATATCTGTTCTCCACCGCCTCATCTACCCGAAGAAAAAAGAGGGCTTTTATTGAGAGGTCGTCGAGTTTATCGAGCAATGAATGGGTAAAGTCAGTTGGTCCATCATCAAAGCTTATCAAAATCCGGTCACGGGCAGTTGTCCAAATTACTTCAGGGAAAATTCGCCTTAACCCCGTCGGAGGAACATACCAAAACTTAGGGTGCTTCATCTTTTGTACTCCCTTCCCTTCCAGTTGAATCCTCCAAACACGCCTGAAATAGCAGCGTAGAGGATATAAGGAATCTGCACCAGCTCCGCCTTCATCAAAAATCCGGCGGTAACTTTCTGATACAAAATCCCCTCCCCCTCTCTTAATATTCTGTATTCTGCCATTGATTTCAAGAGCAGGGAACACAGGAAATAGACTGCAAAAGGCTCCCCAAAAGGAACCATTAAAGGCAATGCGACCATAAGCGAAAGATAGAAGAAAAAAATGATCATCAGTTGAGCAACAAGTGCAAAATCTTCGTAAAACAAACTTTTGCTCGCCCACCTGCTCCTCTGTTCCGCAAAACTTTTTATATCGCTTCCGGGGTTCGTTTCAACCGCTGATTCTTTTTCAAGAACAAACTTTACATCATATCCGAGTCTGTGGATTGCACGCATCAAAAATTCGTCATCCCCGGATGCGAATTGGATGTTATCCCGGAAACCATCCACTTTGAAGAATAGATTTTTCCTGAACGCCATACTCGCAGCACTGCAAATCACAGGACTTCCCGAACCTGCCAGTCCAGCACCTGCAAGCCATAAACCACCAAATTCCAGCGCCTGAAATCTCTCAAAAAAACTGTTGCCCGCCCGGTATCTGACGGTTCCAGCAACAAATCCCGTTTTTTCATCAAACCTTGAAACAAGTGATCTGACCCAGCCTCGATTCAAGTGACAATCAGCATCAGTAATTAAAATCAACTCACCACTTGCCAGGGATACTCCCAGTTCAATCGCCTTCTTCTTCCCTTCAACTCCGTTTTTTTGATCTATAAATTTTATTCGGGGATGTTCGGAAACGATTGCCTTTGCTGCAGTCCAGTCATCGTCAGAGTGGTCATTCACCAAAATTACTTCAAATTCAATATCTTCAATGTCCAGCGCGATGATATCCTGTATCAGACCGGGTAAATTTGCTGCCTCATTTCGAAAAGGAATTAAAACCGTTACAGATTTAGTACCGGATGAAAAATCGACCGGTTTTTTGACCTTCGATATCCCCCTCTTAATTCTTCCCAGAAAAAAAAGATAAAATAACAGTGTAAAGATGAAAAAGGCGAGAAGGGGTTCCAAGCCCGATTATTTCTTTTTTCTGAAGATGAAGATGGCTCCCGGTATTGCCGGAATCAAAACATTTATAGTGTAAAGCATAAGTGCGGCATTGAAGCAGGCGCCTGCAGTTACCCCAAACTGTCCGATAAAAAATACTGCAGCACTCTCTCGTATCCCAATCTCACCAAATGTCACTCCCGGTATAATGCTTTTTGTGAAAAAAACCAGCGCAATACCCATAACTGCTCCCGAAACTTCTTCGATGGATGAGTAGGAAAGCAGAAGCAGAAAAAACTGAGTCGAGAAAACAAAATAATTTACCACAGACAATGCAAAATTCTTTGCGAATGTTCCCCTGTGAAAGAGACCTATCGATCTGAAATTTAGAAAATATTTTTCCACCAGTTTAAACTTGCTGATTTGATCCCCAATAAAACCTCTCCAAAACTCAGGTGAAAGCATCAAATAGAGAAGCATTAGATAGACTCCTGTGAGCAGAAACAGAAGAGAAACAGTGAGATTAGTATCGACGGAATAAATCCGGTTCAAAAAGATGATTGCAGCAAATGATCCGCCAATCAGAATAACCAGCAGCGAATTAAGTTTGTCAATTGCTGCTCCAGCCGTCACTTCAGAAAGTCTTACTTCTTTTAGCGGAAAAGCCCTTCCCGGATATTCACCTAACCTGCCGGGAGTCAACAGTCCTGTACTTATACCCGTAAGAATCGAGATAAAAACATCGCTCTTCTTTTGCGGTTTATACGAGAAGTCGCAGATTAATTTCCATTTTTTAAATTGCAGATAAAAATTTAGTGGGACCAATGAAACAGCAACTATAAATGGCAGGGATGATTTTATACTAAGAAAAGTTGCAAGAGAGATGTCACTGAAACGGGCATTTAAATAGTAAATCAAGCCCGCAGTGATAAGAAGTTTTACACCGAGGAGAAGTCTGAATTTCCAGGCATCCATATTCTTAAAGGAGACTGAGCTTATCAAACCACGAATTCCATATTAAACTTCTATTGTAAATTTACCCTGTTTCATAATAAGTTCTCCATCAAGGTAAACATCGGGATCTTTTACTACGCCGTCGAGGTGAAGCGGAACTTTGACTTTACCGCCAAAACCCATATTGTCACCTACAGCTATGTGGATAGTCCCCATCACCTTCTCATCTTCCAGGATCAGTCCCGAAAGTTGTGCAGAATCGTTGGTTCCGATTCCGAATTCTGCAATATTGTATGCATCACCACCGACCTTTGCAAGTATCTCAGAAAGCTGTTTTGCATTTTCACCACCTTCAACTGAGGTAACAAATCCGCTTTTTACCGTTAGTTTTATATCCATCTCTTTCATGAGTCCGACTCCTGCAAAAGAACCATCGACTATGAATACGCCTTCAGCAGTCCCTTCAACAGGGGCGAGGAATGTCTCTCCGGTTGGTAGATTGCCGCTTTCACCTTTTGCATGAAAGAGACCCTTCGACGCATGAGCGTCCCGTCCGTCAATCGAAAATGAGATATCGGTTCCCTTTGTGGAAGTAACTCTGACATGCTTACCTTTATCGAGAACAGCTTTAAGATTCAGTGATCTTTCGGCAATTCTCTTATAGTCAGCATTCAATCCCCTGATCATCACATCTTTTGTAATTCCGGGAAATGTCGCCACTCTGGCACCGGTTGCAGATGCATCCCTTCTTGCCTGAGTGTGAGTGAGAGATCTGAGAGTGGGACACAAGACAACATCGAACTGTTTCATTAAATCAGCGATGGCAGCCGGCGGTTCCTGTCCATTTACCTCGAGTGGCTGCATTTCGGAATAAACAGCTTTATGCCCAAGTCGAATGGCGGAGAGATAGAGTTCGTATGCAATCTCATGTTTTTCTGTATCGGAAACAACGAGCACGGTCTCCCCTGCCTTTGCTCCCATACAATCTCTAATTGCAATATCACAAGCTTTTTGTAAATCGGTCATAATCATAAAGGGATTGATAAATTAAATTGGACTCCGTAAAAAAGCCCTCCTTTTTGTATCGGACTTTCCATCACTTCACTGCTGTTTTCACTAATGGTGAGCTTGTTTCCGGTTTCGTCTGTCATGGTTCCGATGGAATATTCAGCATATCCCATTTTCCCTTCGAGACTTATATTCTGTCCGATAAGATAGAATATGAATCCCGAGGCAAAATTGAAGCCGAAGCGGTACTGGTCAGAAGTGTATTTTATCCTCGAAACGGGATCATTGATGTCCTCTGTTTTTTTGAAAAGGACTGCATTTCCGTAAGTGGCTTCAAGTTCAAGGATTTTCCAACTGATGAGTTTTGAAATGGGAGTTCCCAGTTCAAGACCTGCACCGAAAACCGTCTGCTTTAGTTCAAGACTGTTTTTGTAAAGGCTGTACTTTCCCTTTATCTGGGCTTCTTTCAGTTCAGTCATAGCCTCATAGAACACTTTCACGGTATATTCAAGTCCCGAAACTCTGTTCCTGACTAGATTCATGCCAAGGCGATATCCTTTCAGCATACCAAATTCACCCATCGCCGAAAGAAGAGAATCCTTCCTCGATGCGTTGAAAGCTGCGACATAACCGTTCAATCCGGGAGATTCGAAATATTTGACTTCATAGCCGGCAAATCCACCGACAAGGCCGAGGCATCCGAATCCAAATTTATTGGTCTGCCCGAACATCATCACAGGCATGAATAAAACAAAGCCCACAAAAAACTTAATGGCTGTCATCCAAACTCATAACTAATAACTAATAATTCAACATGACAGCTCATAGTTCATACCTCATAGCTCATAGTTTCTTTTTGTGCATCATCCCAAACTCAAGCCCGTGACCTGTCGATCTTCCTTCAGCCCACTTGA
This genomic window from Ignavibacteria bacterium contains:
- a CDS encoding DUF1207 domain-containing protein, encoding MGVFFQSGQNDLRLDIGASKDIFHKEISKGFTLSTGADFFTYTRLRGEADFHFPVDAVDYLFGLNIGLKKEFPSGNEAGVRLRLSHISAHFVDGHFDGSTRQWRDQRFPIVYSREFFELMSYYRFGDLRVYAGATHLFHVDPTEIKPWILQAGFDSYIQSLSFGNFYPFVSYDYKLASTTAYNSNHTAQFGIKFGKPEGSGLRLVFTLFSGKNVHGEYYDLNDEYFSTGVTIDF
- a CDS encoding glycosyltransferase, which encodes MFELIALIVVALYVLQTLLYVVATYRKFPRLSEDELPTASVVVAVRDEEAVIIRCLNALDKLEYPQGKLEIIIIDDHSTDKTGHLIKEFIRDRPRFKLVEDQEPVAHLRGKSNALVQGLKVAKGEVILTTDADCKVNPLWAKTMASYFTKDTGLCGGMTCQETGNPFKGMQHLDFMYLLGAGSGTVNAGIPLSVIGNNMAYSRAAYDETGGYESMPFSVTEDSQLLAAISALKKYKIIYPLDKDALIESLPVEGILQLYKQKKRWSIGGLNVPLHGIAVLVTAFLAHLLAVAILPFFTSTGLTLIASIISVDLIFLTSVVYRLKLLSTIRYFPFFELYYFVYVITFPFILLFSKSVEWKGRQF
- a CDS encoding polysaccharide deacetylase family protein, whose translation is MKHPKFWYVPPTGLRRIFPEVIWTTARDRILISFDDGPTDFTHSLLDKLDDLSIKALFFLRVDEAVENRYVVQEIIRRGHLIGNHSLTHRKLRFAPFPVLLEEVVESKNILEDLTGVAIEYFRPPYGAFDPRVLKYIKNSGQKCVMWDLLSGDYEGDSNLSKEIINKYLKPNSIVVFHDNAKTHNFLLTLLKETTDIVANKKYHTGAPRECLN
- a CDS encoding glycosyltransferase → MEPLLAFFIFTLLFYLFFLGRIKRGISKVKKPVDFSSGTKSVTVLIPFRNEAANLPGLIQDIIALDIEDIEFEVILVNDHSDDDWTAAKAIVSEHPRIKFIDQKNGVEGKKKAIELGVSLASGELILITDADCHLNRGWVRSLVSRFDEKTGFVAGTVRYRAGNSFFERFQALEFGGLWLAGAGLAGSGSPVICSAASMAFRKNLFFKVDGFRDNIQFASGDDEFLMRAIHRLGYDVKFVLEKESAVETNPGSDIKSFAEQRSRWASKSLFYEDFALVAQLMIIFFFYLSLMVALPLMVPFGEPFAVYFLCSLLLKSMAEYRILREGEGILYQKVTAGFLMKAELVQIPYILYAAISGVFGGFNWKGREYKR
- a CDS encoding flippase-like domain-containing protein, with the translated sequence MISSVSFKNMDAWKFRLLLGVKLLITAGLIYYLNARFSDISLATFLSIKSSLPFIVAVSLVPLNFYLQFKKWKLICDFSYKPQKKSDVFISILTGISTGLLTPGRLGEYPGRAFPLKEVRLSEVTAGAAIDKLNSLLVILIGGSFAAIIFLNRIYSVDTNLTVSLLFLLTGVYLMLLYLMLSPEFWRGFIGDQISKFKLVEKYFLNFRSIGLFHRGTFAKNFALSVVNYFVFSTQFFLLLLSYSSIEEVSGAVMGIALVFFTKSIIPGVTFGEIGIRESAAVFFIGQFGVTAGACFNAALMLYTINVLIPAIPGAIFIFRKKK
- a CDS encoding aminopeptidase, translated to MIMTDLQKACDIAIRDCMGAKAGETVLVVSDTEKHEIAYELYLSAIRLGHKAVYSEMQPLEVNGQEPPAAIADLMKQFDVVLCPTLRSLTHTQARRDASATGARVATFPGITKDVMIRGLNADYKRIAERSLNLKAVLDKGKHVRVTSTKGTDISFSIDGRDAHASKGLFHAKGESGNLPTGETFLAPVEGTAEGVFIVDGSFAGVGLMKEMDIKLTVKSGFVTSVEGGENAKQLSEILAKVGGDAYNIAEFGIGTNDSAQLSGLILEDEKVMGTIHIAVGDNMGFGGKVKVPLHLDGVVKDPDVYLDGELIMKQGKFTIEV